In Spirochaeta thermophila DSM 6578, the following proteins share a genomic window:
- the fmt gene encoding methionyl-tRNA formyltransferase, with product METNARGSLRVLFAGTPAFAVPSLRAVASRFPVVGVLTNPDAPRGRGRRLQSPPVKEEALRLGLRVFQPERLDAAFREQVARLAPDILVVVAYGKIFGPKFLALFPKGGINLHPSLLPKYRGPAPIPAAILNLEPETGITVQKLDLRMDAGDIILQERISLTGRETSESLSLWASERGAELLVEALHLIEEGKATPVPQDETAATYCALLKKEDGLILWEETAVRIDAKVRAFYPWPRAYTSLNQHRLYLLETVPLEDREADASPGTVAGVDKDYGILIQTGKGLLGVLKLQREGRNPLGWKEFLNGMPDLVGLRLGGTGETTGP from the coding sequence TTGGAGACGAACGCGCGTGGCTCGCTGAGGGTCCTGTTCGCAGGCACCCCTGCGTTCGCCGTCCCTTCGCTCCGGGCGGTGGCCTCACGCTTTCCTGTCGTGGGGGTGCTCACCAATCCCGATGCCCCTCGAGGGAGGGGCCGTCGCCTCCAGAGTCCTCCGGTGAAAGAGGAGGCCCTCAGGTTGGGGCTTCGTGTCTTTCAGCCTGAACGACTCGATGCAGCGTTCCGTGAGCAGGTGGCCCGCCTGGCGCCCGACATCCTGGTAGTGGTGGCGTACGGAAAGATCTTCGGCCCGAAGTTTCTCGCGCTCTTCCCCAAAGGGGGCATCAACCTCCATCCTTCCCTGCTTCCCAAGTATCGGGGACCTGCTCCCATCCCCGCGGCCATACTCAACCTGGAGCCTGAGACCGGCATCACCGTGCAGAAACTCGATCTCAGGATGGATGCCGGTGACATCATCCTTCAGGAACGCATATCCCTCACCGGCCGGGAGACCTCGGAGAGCCTTTCTCTCTGGGCCTCGGAGCGGGGGGCCGAGCTCCTGGTGGAGGCCCTCCACCTCATCGAGGAGGGGAAAGCCACTCCCGTCCCCCAGGACGAGACTGCGGCCACCTACTGTGCGTTGTTGAAGAAAGAAGACGGACTCATCCTCTGGGAGGAAACAGCCGTCAGGATTGATGCGAAGGTGAGGGCCTTCTACCCCTGGCCGCGGGCCTACACGTCCCTCAACCAGCACAGACTCTATCTTCTGGAAACCGTCCCTCTGGAAGACCGGGAGGCGGATGCATCTCCCGGTACGGTGGCAGGAGTAGACAAGGACTACGGAATTCTGATACAAACCGGGAAGGGCCTCCTCGGGGTCCTCAAGCTCCAGAGAGAGGGTCGCAACCCCCTGGGATGGAAGGAATTCCTCAACGGTATGCCGGATCTTGTCGGGCTGCGGCTGGGAGGAACTGGTGAAACGACTGGTCCGTAA
- a CDS encoding Bax inhibitor-1/YccA family protein — protein MLARPQALTGPQTGALQRILTNIYLWMTGGLALTGVVSLGVASSPTLLRTFFSNPLIFFLLIGGELALVFYLSLRIQKMSPFAATVAFASYSALNGVTLAPLFLVYTGTSIAQVFFITAATFAGMSAYGYLTKRDLSRVGSIVGMALWGLIIASLVNIFLRSEGFSLIISYVGVLIFVGLTAYDTQILKQWATQIDPSDESVYVRFSIMGALKLYLDFINLFLFLLRIMGSRRD, from the coding sequence ATGCTCGCACGACCACAGGCACTCACCGGACCTCAGACCGGTGCGCTTCAAAGGATCCTCACCAATATCTACCTCTGGATGACGGGAGGCCTCGCCCTCACCGGCGTGGTGTCCCTGGGAGTGGCAAGTTCACCGACACTCCTCAGGACGTTCTTCAGCAATCCCCTCATCTTCTTCCTCCTCATAGGAGGAGAGCTCGCCCTCGTCTTCTACCTCTCTCTCCGGATACAGAAGATGAGCCCCTTCGCGGCCACGGTGGCGTTCGCATCCTATTCGGCGCTCAACGGGGTGACCCTCGCCCCCCTCTTCCTCGTCTACACGGGAACGAGCATCGCCCAGGTGTTCTTCATCACCGCAGCCACCTTCGCGGGGATGAGCGCCTACGGCTATCTCACGAAGCGCGATCTCTCCAGGGTGGGGAGCATCGTGGGGATGGCTCTGTGGGGGCTCATCATCGCCTCTCTCGTGAATATCTTCCTGCGAAGCGAAGGCTTCTCACTCATCATCTCCTACGTGGGTGTGCTCATCTTCGTAGGACTCACGGCGTACGATACCCAGATCCTCAAACAGTGGGCCACCCAGATCGATCCCTCCGACGAGAGCGTCTACGTGAGGTTCTCCATCATGGGCGCGCTCAAACTCTACCTGGACTTCATCAATCTGTTCCTGTTCCTCCTCAGGATCATGGGGAGCCGGAGGGATTAG
- a CDS encoding ABC transporter permease codes for MVNEALSLHAPFLYRIYSVWFRHVRVYSQNLLANAFPPFVEPIIFLIGIGLGLGRFVPDINGQPFVQYLAIGIIVTPAMFTAAYECTFGTFIRLKYEKIYDGMLAAPLTAHDLLIGEILWAGTKGFFFSSSVLVVVSIFGILNPLQVIIAPLVGFLTASMFATIAFIITSIVDNLEQFNFFFTGFIEPMFFLSGVVFPIEQLPDWLRPVAEVFPLTHPVRLLRAYSMGDMGLTQLWDILYCVVLIVLAGWFGMRRLRRQMVD; via the coding sequence ATGGTCAATGAAGCCCTCTCCCTTCACGCCCCGTTCTTGTACCGGATCTACAGCGTGTGGTTCAGACACGTGCGCGTGTACTCCCAGAATCTCCTCGCCAACGCCTTTCCTCCCTTCGTGGAGCCGATCATCTTCCTCATCGGGATCGGCCTGGGACTGGGACGCTTCGTCCCCGACATCAACGGCCAGCCCTTCGTCCAGTATCTCGCCATCGGGATCATCGTCACACCCGCCATGTTCACCGCAGCCTACGAGTGCACCTTCGGTACCTTCATCAGGCTCAAGTACGAAAAGATCTACGACGGCATGCTTGCCGCCCCTCTCACCGCACACGATCTCCTCATCGGAGAGATCCTCTGGGCGGGAACCAAGGGGTTCTTCTTCTCCTCAAGCGTACTCGTCGTGGTGAGCATCTTCGGCATCCTGAACCCACTCCAGGTGATCATCGCCCCCCTCGTGGGATTCCTGACCGCGAGCATGTTCGCCACCATCGCCTTCATCATCACTTCCATCGTGGACAACCTCGAACAGTTCAACTTCTTCTTCACAGGGTTCATAGAACCCATGTTCTTCCTCTCCGGGGTGGTGTTCCCCATAGAGCAGCTCCCGGACTGGCTCAGGCCAGTGGCGGAGGTCTTCCCCCTCACCCACCCCGTCCGTCTCCTCAGGGCATACTCCATGGGTGATATGGGTCTCACCCAATTGTGGGACATCCTCTACTGTGTGGTACTCATTGTACTTGCAGGATGGTTCGGGATGCGCAGGCTCAGACGCCAGATGGTGGACTGA
- a CDS encoding PASTA domain-containing protein: MKRLVRKVREAIPRSPDEPAKKWFSFFIYASIFLMLLMALGGVGAFMLAIRAPEEVLVPAVEGQELEDALLALQKYKLYPYVQLRYSSDPTTKGKVIAQSPPPGSLMKVGKEVTLVVSRGAVVEEVQDYRGKLVEEVSLELRSLFAPYEPLITIKQPLVYVYSDKPVGTVLEQKPEPGTRITGPVDLELVVSRGPAPQRVAVPELVGKLPDEAIEALASLALPFTFSPVEEEDTPSDPGMIREQLPEAGTRVAPGTRVELKYVPYRNTRTEIAGLFDYALPTYPVPVDLSVEVIIPGGEREVLFSMKHPGGRLSFPYLLPVNAEIVVKVYNREIIHHLVTQPQ, encoded by the coding sequence GTGAAACGACTGGTCCGTAAGGTGCGAGAAGCGATTCCCCGTTCTCCTGATGAACCGGCGAAGAAGTGGTTCTCGTTCTTCATCTACGCGAGCATCTTTCTCATGCTCCTCATGGCCCTGGGAGGGGTGGGCGCTTTCATGCTGGCCATCCGGGCGCCTGAAGAGGTGCTCGTGCCCGCCGTGGAAGGCCAGGAGCTCGAAGACGCCCTCCTCGCCCTCCAGAAATACAAGCTCTATCCCTATGTGCAGCTCAGGTACAGCTCTGACCCCACCACCAAAGGGAAGGTCATCGCACAGAGCCCTCCACCCGGTTCTCTCATGAAGGTGGGTAAGGAAGTGACGCTCGTGGTGAGCAGGGGAGCCGTGGTGGAAGAGGTGCAGGACTACAGGGGTAAGCTCGTCGAAGAGGTATCCCTCGAGCTCAGGAGCCTCTTCGCCCCTTATGAGCCGCTCATCACCATAAAGCAGCCTCTTGTCTACGTGTACAGCGACAAGCCTGTGGGAACCGTGCTCGAACAGAAACCCGAGCCTGGCACCCGGATCACCGGTCCTGTGGATCTCGAACTGGTGGTGAGCCGTGGGCCTGCGCCGCAGCGGGTGGCCGTACCGGAACTGGTGGGTAAGCTCCCGGATGAGGCAATAGAGGCACTCGCGTCCCTCGCCCTCCCCTTCACCTTCTCTCCCGTGGAGGAAGAGGACACCCCATCCGATCCGGGCATGATCAGGGAGCAACTCCCGGAGGCGGGTACGCGGGTCGCTCCCGGTACGAGGGTGGAGCTGAAGTACGTACCCTACCGGAACACCCGGACTGAGATCGCCGGTCTCTTCGACTATGCCCTCCCGACCTATCCCGTACCGGTCGATCTCTCGGTGGAGGTGATCATCCCCGGCGGAGAGCGTGAGGTGCTCTTCTCCATGAAACATCCGGGAGGACGGCTGAGCTTTCCTTACCTCCTTCCGGTCAATGCCGAGATAGTGGTAAAGGTGTACAACCGGGAGATCATTCATCACCTTGTGACTCAGCCTCAATGA
- a CDS encoding TRAP transporter TatT component family protein — MRKLFFLLLLVCVMVAVFPSCSLNKMITRAVVSSLGTGGADPFSTEEDPQLVAEALPFALKLYETLLQSDPDNRELLLTLAQGYVSYAKAFVEEPARRLPLSSYAAQKKAYRRARLLYLRGARYALHALEEAHPRAFAEWEGGDLSTFLGTVREEDVAALYWGAAGLLSAISLDPSDPELSLSIPKAVSLAATILLSFPDSQEGAVHEMFISLYGGLPEALWWGPNPPELLVEGLRRYYESEGLADATPEGKARHHFERAVALSGGKKLSPYITYAESIVYPRQDKDTYRNLLERALSIPPGDTPEHALENAVAREKAEWLLETLDDRFF, encoded by the coding sequence ATGCGGAAGCTCTTCTTCCTGCTTCTCCTCGTGTGCGTGATGGTGGCGGTCTTTCCCTCCTGCTCCCTCAACAAGATGATCACCCGGGCTGTGGTCTCTTCTCTCGGCACGGGGGGGGCCGATCCCTTCTCGACGGAGGAAGACCCTCAGCTCGTGGCAGAGGCATTACCCTTCGCCCTCAAACTCTACGAAACGCTCCTCCAGTCGGATCCCGACAACCGGGAGCTGCTCCTCACCCTTGCCCAGGGGTATGTCTCCTATGCGAAGGCCTTCGTGGAGGAACCGGCCCGTAGACTTCCCCTCTCCTCGTACGCGGCACAGAAGAAGGCGTACCGGAGAGCGAGGCTCCTCTACCTCCGGGGGGCGCGTTACGCCCTCCACGCCCTGGAGGAGGCCCATCCTCGCGCCTTTGCCGAATGGGAAGGAGGGGACCTCTCGACCTTCCTCGGCACGGTACGGGAGGAGGACGTCGCCGCCCTCTACTGGGGGGCCGCGGGGCTCCTTTCAGCCATCTCCCTCGACCCGTCGGATCCGGAACTCTCGCTCTCGATACCCAAGGCCGTGAGCCTGGCTGCGACGATCCTGCTCTCCTTTCCCGATTCCCAGGAGGGGGCGGTCCACGAGATGTTCATCTCCCTCTATGGGGGCCTCCCGGAGGCCCTGTGGTGGGGACCGAACCCTCCGGAGCTCCTCGTGGAGGGTCTCCGCCGTTACTACGAGAGTGAAGGTCTGGCCGACGCGACTCCCGAGGGAAAGGCCCGCCACCACTTCGAGCGGGCGGTGGCCTTGAGCGGGGGGAAGAAGCTCTCCCCCTACATCACGTACGCGGAGAGCATCGTGTATCCGAGACAGGACAAGGATACCTACCGGAACCTGCTCGAGAGGGCGCTTTCCATACCTCCCGGCGACACACCGGAGCACGCCCTGGAGAACGCCGTTGCACGGGAGAAGGCGGAGTGGCTTCTCGAGACCCTCGACGACCGATTCTTCTAG
- the def gene encoding peptide deformylase, which yields MELRYLGDETLRKRAVLVPEIDGRLARVVEGMFDLMHEANGIGLAAPQVGISQRFFICHVPEGEPLVFINPEITATSPELATFEEGCLSIPQIYADVVRPAAVEVSAWNLQGKPFRMEADGLLARVIQHEFDHLNGVLFLDRLPSKKRERLEQLYWRRTRVAR from the coding sequence ATGGAGTTGAGATATCTTGGAGACGAGACCCTGAGGAAGCGTGCGGTCCTCGTTCCGGAGATAGACGGACGGCTCGCCCGGGTGGTCGAGGGGATGTTCGACCTCATGCACGAGGCCAACGGGATAGGGCTCGCCGCCCCTCAGGTGGGGATCTCCCAGCGTTTCTTCATCTGTCACGTCCCCGAGGGGGAACCCCTCGTCTTCATAAACCCCGAGATCACCGCGACCTCACCGGAGCTCGCCACCTTTGAGGAGGGGTGCCTCAGCATCCCCCAGATCTACGCCGACGTGGTGCGGCCTGCCGCGGTGGAGGTGTCTGCCTGGAACCTGCAGGGAAAGCCGTTCAGGATGGAGGCCGATGGCCTGCTCGCACGGGTGATCCAGCACGAGTTCGATCACCTCAACGGTGTGCTCTTCCTCGATAGGCTTCCCTCCAAAAAACGTGAGAGACTGGAGCAGCTCTATTGGAGACGAACGCGCGTGGCTCGCTGA
- a CDS encoding IS256 family transposase, protein MKRGNTRTLIETQYTLSDLMKQVEDQLREEVRHTYKTYLEHLLETLREEAVGRPRYARGEPEKGQYYRYGYRKWKSVQTPWGPIEEVRVPRIRTGGGKEVKLVTYEQRLVALAEQLLLGYVGGMSARTWAILLRELGIGEAHPQTLLRLIKRLREEKEQWRRRSLRGVKALVLDGVWAKRRGRGQKKLVVLSAVGVKEDGSHELLDWVVAEQEDQASYERLLTRLYERGLHEVELVVADEAEGIRQAVETVYPEAKKQVCLWHLQGTLEQKLLQDMGERKGKNADLQKERRAFRAEYWKLFEAGGKEDAARALEAFVKKWAAKAPRMTASLLWRKDRLFSYLELPYEWKEKVRTSNLAENMFRHMRSFLRRYPGYMSHAHADEVVGLYVVGMQVIQEVGRRTPYQLQLNFNTPP, encoded by the coding sequence ATGAAGCGTGGTAACACACGCACACTGATTGAGACACAGTATACCCTCTCTGATCTGATGAAACAAGTGGAAGACCAGCTACGGGAGGAGGTGCGCCACACCTACAAGACGTACCTGGAACACCTCCTTGAGACGCTGAGAGAGGAGGCAGTAGGACGACCACGATATGCACGAGGGGAGCCTGAGAAAGGGCAGTACTACCGGTACGGCTACAGAAAGTGGAAGAGCGTGCAGACCCCCTGGGGGCCGATCGAGGAGGTACGCGTGCCCCGCATTCGCACCGGCGGGGGGAAGGAGGTAAAGCTGGTGACCTACGAGCAGAGGCTCGTGGCCCTCGCCGAGCAGCTCCTTCTCGGGTATGTGGGAGGGATGAGCGCGCGGACGTGGGCCATCCTGTTACGGGAGCTGGGGATAGGCGAGGCTCACCCGCAGACACTCCTGCGGCTCATAAAGCGTCTTCGTGAGGAGAAGGAGCAGTGGCGGAGGAGGTCCCTTAGAGGAGTGAAGGCCCTTGTGCTGGATGGAGTGTGGGCAAAGAGGCGTGGGAGGGGTCAGAAGAAGCTGGTTGTCCTGAGTGCCGTGGGGGTGAAGGAGGACGGATCTCATGAGCTCCTCGACTGGGTCGTTGCGGAGCAGGAGGACCAGGCGAGCTACGAGCGACTCCTTACCAGGCTCTATGAGCGAGGGCTTCATGAGGTGGAGCTGGTGGTGGCCGATGAGGCTGAGGGGATCCGGCAGGCCGTGGAGACGGTGTATCCTGAGGCGAAGAAGCAGGTATGCCTCTGGCACCTGCAGGGTACGCTTGAGCAGAAGCTCCTGCAGGACATGGGGGAACGGAAGGGGAAGAACGCAGACCTCCAGAAGGAGAGGCGAGCTTTTCGAGCGGAGTACTGGAAGCTCTTTGAGGCAGGAGGGAAGGAGGACGCAGCACGTGCGTTGGAGGCATTCGTGAAGAAGTGGGCGGCGAAGGCTCCCCGGATGACGGCCTCCCTCCTGTGGCGGAAGGACCGGCTTTTCTCCTATCTGGAGTTACCCTATGAGTGGAAGGAGAAGGTGAGGACGAGCAACCTTGCGGAGAACATGTTTCGGCACATGAGAAGCTTTCTACGGAGGTATCCTGGGTATATGAGCCATGCCCATGCAGATGAGGTGGTAGGCCTCTACGTGGTGGGCATGCAGGTGATACAAGAGGTGGGGAGACGCACCCCTTATCAGCTCCAGCTCAATTTCAACACTCCCCCTTGA
- the dctP gene encoding TRAP transporter substrate-binding protein DctP, translating into MRHLVKLFFLFLGIPLWALTIKVASLAPVGTPWDEALREVAQKWAELSNGEVEMKIYPGGIAGDEIDVIRKMRLGQLQGAVLTSVGLNKIHPDMITMALPMIAQSDEEVSYLLEKMGPRWEGLLVQKGFVPVVWQVAGWVNFFTKVPAYTPDELKKLKLRTYPDEPEMNQTFKEFGFHIVPLTQNEVLAGLQTGIVEAVYAPPVLVATLQWFALAPHYTTLKFAPVVGALVIEERTWNRIPERYRDPFRRAAAEAAEALNDKVKEVDEKALSIMKQHGLVIHEATQEEIAQWEAISREGLARLAGTLFSRDIYEQVIHHIEDYRAGHEDR; encoded by the coding sequence ATGCGACACCTGGTCAAGCTCTTCTTCCTCTTCCTGGGGATCCCTCTGTGGGCTCTCACCATCAAGGTGGCGAGTCTGGCGCCAGTAGGAACACCTTGGGACGAGGCCCTCAGAGAGGTGGCCCAAAAGTGGGCGGAGCTCTCGAACGGTGAGGTGGAGATGAAGATATATCCGGGAGGGATCGCAGGCGATGAGATCGACGTGATTCGAAAGATGAGGCTCGGCCAGCTGCAGGGCGCGGTTCTCACCTCGGTGGGTCTCAATAAGATTCACCCGGACATGATCACCATGGCGCTCCCCATGATCGCCCAGAGCGACGAGGAGGTCTCCTACCTCCTCGAGAAGATGGGTCCTCGCTGGGAAGGGCTTCTCGTCCAGAAGGGCTTCGTCCCCGTGGTGTGGCAGGTGGCGGGGTGGGTCAACTTCTTCACCAAGGTCCCGGCCTATACTCCTGACGAACTGAAAAAACTCAAGCTACGCACCTACCCCGACGAGCCGGAGATGAACCAGACGTTCAAGGAGTTCGGATTCCACATCGTCCCCCTCACCCAGAACGAGGTGCTCGCAGGACTCCAGACCGGTATCGTGGAGGCGGTGTACGCACCCCCCGTGCTGGTCGCTACGCTGCAGTGGTTCGCCCTCGCACCCCACTACACCACGCTCAAATTCGCACCGGTGGTGGGTGCGCTCGTGATAGAGGAACGTACCTGGAACCGGATCCCCGAACGCTACCGCGATCCCTTCAGGAGGGCGGCCGCCGAGGCGGCGGAGGCCCTCAACGACAAGGTGAAGGAGGTGGACGAGAAGGCACTTTCCATCATGAAACAGCACGGACTCGTCATACACGAGGCCACCCAAGAGGAGATCGCCCAGTGGGAGGCCATAAGCAGGGAAGGGCTCGCCCGACTCGCCGGGACGCTCTTCTCCCGGGACATCTATGAACAGGTCATCCACCACATAGAAGACTACAGGGCTGGCCATGAGGATCGATGA